TTAGCAACGGTATTGATTTTGTATACTTGGGATAGTGCGCTTAATGCGTTTCCCAATCCTGTTTATATTGTAGCTAGTGGCGGGTTGGCAACTGTCGCGATGAAGTCGAGGGAAGCGTTAGATGATCGCCGATCGCGCTCACCCGTACCCCAAAAACGGTTACTTCCCATGCGAGCTTATCGGAATTGAGGGGCTGAAGGCTCTAGTTTGGGTGTTGCTTCAGGTAGCTAAGTAACCAATTGGCGGCTGTTGCCCGACGGGTCAGACGGGGTTTGAGTTCTCCAATTTTGTAACCCGTAAAACCTAATACTTCCTTAAGTAATTGTTTATTTTCGGGTGGGATCGATCGCGTTAATTGCACCGTCGCAGGGCGGGATTCTATAAAATTCGGTGGTTCCGGATAGCGATCGCGCCATTCTGCTGCCACTTGGCTACTGTCCCACCGGCCACTCACTGCATCATAGCGATACCCAAGGGCCTGCCAGACCAATTGATTGACTACTTCATCGGGGAGTTGATCATCAATAATGGCCTGGATTGTCGCGCGATCGAGGACAGGGAGTTCCATCATGCCAATCTACTTATCGGGTTAAGGTCAGCTCATATCTTGCATCCTGAAGCCGTGATGCCCTTCCCGTCAAGTACAGCCTTTACCT
This DNA window, taken from Trichothermofontia sichuanensis B231, encodes the following:
- a CDS encoding DUF1823 family protein, whose product is MMELPVLDRATIQAIIDDQLPDEVVNQLVWQALGYRYDAVSGRWDSSQVAAEWRDRYPEPPNFIESRPATVQLTRSIPPENKQLLKEVLGFTGYKIGELKPRLTRRATAANWLLSYLKQHPN